From the Companilactobacillus ginsenosidimutans genome, the window CAGAGTCCCCATGCAAACATTGCGAGACGAGTTTACATCCGCTGGATACGAAGCCGTCCATACCTACATCAACAGTGGCAACCTCTTCATAACATCAGACCGACCTTTGGAAAAAGTTGAATCCCAAGTAACTGACATACTAGTGTCAAACTTCGACTTCCCAATCGACTTTCGAGTCCTATCCGAATCCGAATACAAAACAGACCTGGAGCAAGCACCAGAATGGTGGGGACAAGATAAAACATTGCGCCATAATGCCCTATTCAAATTGAATTCCTACGAGGCGAAATGGGACGAATGGCTACCAACAAAACTGACTGAGTACGATCAAGTAAAAATTACGCAAAACGCAATCTTTTGGACCTCAACTTTCAAAATAAATTACAGCAAATCTTTCTATTCAAAGCTACTAGGAACGGACTTTTACAAACAAACCAGTGCAAGAAACTTCAACACAACCACAAAATTAGCGACTCTATTCTAAATTACGCAAAAAGACACCCGAATTTTAAAGTGCCATACAATTGTTAGACATAATCTAACGAAAGTATGGTACTTTTTTTCTAAATTTGGTGTGGAGTTTAAAATGCGATTAATGAAAGAATGCAATACAGAAATAGCTAATATAAGATTTTCTGGAGCAATCGCAGGCAGAAAAAATAGCTTGCCCCCTGTTGAATACAGGGAACAAGCTATGGCTGTCAAAAACTAATATTAATTTGATTATGCTTTTTCATCATCTATTTACAAAGAACGATTAATTCTAATTGAATTGTTATTTTAATTAATTTCTTTATATATTTGAACAGAGTCAGTGGAACGAATATCCTCCACATCTGAAGTATCTATTGGATAACCTTCAAATAAGATTTTTCCTAACTTCATTGTTTTACCTCTTATATACAAATGAGAGCCAAGTTCTCCGAACAGTTCCACTTTCTTGGGTTTTTCTAAACAATCGTAAAATCCATTCTCTCCTTTTATCATCTGGTCCAAGTAAAATTGTTTACCATCAATTTTACATCTAACTAAATAATGAAAATGAGCAATTACTTTCAAGTTTGCAGGTTCAATCAATTGAATCATGTATGAATTGTGCATCTGTTTCACCTCAAGTATAATCTGTTGATTGTTGTTTTTAAGATAAAAACACTCAGTATTTCCGGTCTCGTGATAAATATCGTCTCATTATGCTTAGATTAACAAGTTTACGAAAATCGGATCCTCTGATTCATGGGGTTTGCCTTATTGTCTTCTTTTGTTGTTTCAATACCAACCTACTCCTTTAGTTGTAAATTGAGCAAGGATTATATTTTTCTCATCAATAAAACGGAATATAATTTCTATAATATTTTTTGTTTTTTTATTCAGTCTGTCTCTATTAATAATTAGATTTTGGGCATTAATATCTGTTTGTTTCTGACGACTAGCATTATGAATATATAAATAAAATATATTATTCAATTGTTTCGTAAGGCAAATAATCGCTTCAAATATGAAATGCTTATTTTTTTTTACTTTATTTTGTAATATTTGGTGTTAACTTTAAAGCATAAAAAGGGGGAATTAAAATAATGAAAAAAATGTATTTTTTACTTTTTACTTTGCTAATGACAACAGTTCTATTTACTGGGAACGTGGCCAGAGCTTCATCAACCACTGATACAAATGCTTATCCACATATACAAACAGTATTTAATCCAAACATATATCTCTACCAAAGTAAGTCGGATGATCCCAATGATAAAACAATATCTCAATCTACTATGAAAGTTACATTTACTAAACCATCAAAAAATGGATCAAGAATTTCCCAATGGGTTGGAGATTTGTTTTATAGACTTGATATCAGGGTAGAAAACAGACAAATTGTTTTTATATTCCATTCGAGTAATACAGATAATGCGTTGATGGATTATTTATGGAACTATCAAGTAGATGGAAGAAATGTTGGAGGAGATCGATTGTTAAATGTACCAAGTGTAGACGAACAATATTCGGTCAGAGCATCCAAAGGTTATCATGTAGTAGGTATAGATGGACAGGTCGTTCCTGCAGATCCAACCATGCATCTAACCCGTCCACATTTTAATATTTCACGCCCTGTAACAGTTTACTAATTTAGAATTAACAACTTATTTAAGAAGGTATGTATGAGTAAAGTGCCATACAATTGTTAGACATAATCTAACGAAAGTATGGTCTTTTTTTGTCTAAATTTAGAAAAACAGTATTATCATCAGCATGCAACAATTTCAAATCTTCTTCAGCAATCTCAAAACTACAAGACTTACCAAATTTAATCAACTTGACGCCATTCCTATCCAAGACAATACCTCCCAATTTTGACAAAAAAAGGAACCCATCAGGATTCCTTTAAAATAATTTATATAGCTAAGTGGAACAAAAACAAGAAGTATCCGAAAACCCAGTCGGAGGAGCTGGAAAAATTCTCCGGCAGTGAAAGTGCTGTTATGGCTTTAGCCATTAAAGCACCGGGCGAGTTTGAAGACTTTCGCGAACTTCGAAAGGCTCCAAACCGAGGGGCAAGACCTTGGCTTGCCCCGGTCCGCACAGCCGAAGAATTTTTTCCAGCTCCGCAGACGGCATCAGTTTAGCGAATCACAGAAACCGAAACCTTAGAATCATTGACAATACGAGCAGCTTGAGAACCAATAGTATTACGATTACGGTTCTTCTCCTCAACACCAACAATAACCAAGTCCGGTTCAAACTTAGGAATTACTTGTTCAACAATAACATGACCAGGATTACCTTCAGTAACCATCAAATGAATATCTTCCACACCATAAGTTTTTGCCTTCTCACCGTATGTTTCAAGAAGTTCCTTGATCTCATTACGGCGTTCTGACAAGGTATCCTTATCAAGTGATTGGAAAATGTTCAAGTCACCTGTTTCCAAAACAGATACAATTCCTAATTTGGCATTGTAGTGTTTCGCAAGTGAACAGGCATAGTTAAAGGCATTCTTCGATGAAACGAAGTCGTCTGAATCAACACAAATAAGTATCCTATCGTATTCAATCTTTGTGACCTTGTATCCCTTTAATTCATCCATTGTACAGCCTCCTAATTATTTGAAATCTCGTCCCTTGTTAGCTTCGAAGTATGTGTCAAAACGTTTTACATAGTTATGGAACATATAAGTTAGTAGCAACCAACGCTTGAAAGAACGGTCTTTGTCGTAGAAAACGGTTGTGCCGACTCTATCTTGTTTAATAAGATCTTCAGCATAATGACTAGCTTCGTTATCAGCAGCATACTTGCGGAACACTTTAACAGGCACGCCTAACCAAAGCTTGTGTTGTGCTTTATTCTTATTTGCATAAACGGTTGGTTCATTTTCTAGGCTATTTTCAATATAATCTTCCACTACATATTTAGCAAGGTTATAGCCATTCAAGGTAACGAAGAAGCTACTTCTACCCATACGTAGATTGATTTCAAAGAATTTGAACGTGTTGTCACGCGAGTCAAATTTCATATCGAAGTTAGCATATCCAGTAAATTTGATGTCTTCGAGGAATTTTTGAACCAAGTCATAAACATCTTGGTTAAATTCAGGCACGATGGCAACGTAATTACCAATAGCTTGTGGAGTTGGATCCTCCAAAATTGGGTGACCAAGACACATCATTTTCACATGATGCTCCTTATCAACATAGGCATTTAACACACGCATGTTAGAGTCATCCCCAGGAATAAAGTCTTGTAAAATCAAATCTGACGTATAACCGTTGTCATAAATTTTACCAACAATATCCTTGAACTCAGCATCAGAATGGATCGTAAAAGCCTTCTTGCGGCCTTCAAAATGAATATCTAACCATTCCACACTATTAGCTGGCTTCAAAGCAACTGGGTAGTCATAAGGCACTTTGATTTCGTCGTGATCCTCATACATTGCTTTTGTAACAATTGTTGTAAGTGGATGTGGCAATTTGTGCTCGTCGGCAACTTTATAAAAGCTTTCCTTGTTGTTCAATGATTTTAACAAGTCATAGTCGACATATGGGCAAATAAATGTCTTTGATAATTCTTCCTTGTGCTTACTGATGAGTTCGGCATAACCGTCCCCACAGCCAATCAAGATAACTGGTTCTTCATGTTTTTCATATTTTTTAGCAATTTCACGCATTTTTTCGATAAAAACTGGGTCTTCAGCAAAACCGGAAAAAAGTGTTAGATTTAGTATTTTAGTATAACGGGTAGGTGCCAATTGGGCTTCAGCATAGGCTTGTACGGTTTCCCCATATTGGTCATGGAAAGCACGGGCCATTCCGTATACGTTCATATCACTACCTAAAAGGACAGGTGTGAATTTCTTTCCTGATTCAGTTTCGATAGGTATCAGCCTCTCACTATAATTCTCTTATTTTATTTATTTACAATCACGTTTGATTATACCATATTTGGTTTTTGGTTTATTTTTGTATAGTTGTGGGTAGAATTGTATTTTTATTGGTTTAATTATATTTTGGTGGAGGTTGGCTGCCGTTCTCCGGTGAAGTTCGGCGGGGGCTGGAACGCTGTGACCCGATTTTAGTAGGAACGTACGAGCTAAAGCTCGTGCGCAACAGTCATATAGTTGGCTACGCCAACGAACAACCAAGGATGCCGCGGCTGAGCCCCCGGCGAACTTCACCTGCGAATTGGGTTTCAAATACAATTCCTTTTTTTGTTTGGGCCGGTGGTTCACTGTTTTATTGCAATACTTTTACTACTTTGATTGTGCATTATTGCCTACTTGCACTACATTGAGTTAGATATTCAGTTCAAAACCGTTTCATGATCACTCTGGGATTGCTCTTATATTCTTGGGTGGTTAATGCCATGGTTAGGTGCTTTTATTCATGCAAAAATGACCTCTTCCTTTTTAATTGGACGGGGTCATTTTTATTGTTTTCTTAACTTTTTCTTGTTACTTTCTTTACTCTTTTAATCCATTGGAACTACGGCTACTCCGACTAGTCCTGGTCCTGTGTGGACTCCTAATGCTGGTCCTACTTTGCTGAAGAATTCCTTGGTTCCGTGTATTCCGTGTTCTTCTAGTGTTGCTAACATTTGTCCACCGGCTTTTTCATCTGCACCATGTGCTACTGCTAGATAATAATTCTGACAGTCTCCGATATCTTCAGATATCTTTTCGCGCATGATTTTTTGTCCTCTTTTCATTCCTCGGGCTTTTCCGATGGCGGTATAGATGCCTTCTTCATTGCAAGTTATGATTGGGGCTAGTTTTAGGACGCCTCCTACCATTGATGATACTCGACCGATTCTTCCTCCGGCTCTTAGGTAGGTTAATGTTGGGATGCAGAAGTAGCCTCTTGCGTTTAAACAGGCTTTTTCTACTC encodes:
- a CDS encoding DUF1697 domain-containing protein, translated to MKYLVLFRGINVGGHSRVPMQTLRDEFTSAGYEAVHTYINSGNLFITSDRPLEKVESQVTDILVSNFDFPIDFRVLSESEYKTDLEQAPEWWGQDKTLRHNALFKLNSYEAKWDEWLPTKLTEYDQVKITQNAIFWTSTFKINYSKSFYSKLLGTDFYKQTSARNFNTTTKLATLF
- a CDS encoding universal stress protein; its protein translation is MDELKGYKVTKIEYDRILICVDSDDFVSSKNAFNYACSLAKHYNAKLGIVSVLETGDLNIFQSLDKDTLSERRNEIKELLETYGEKAKTYGVEDIHLMVTEGNPGHVIVEQVIPKFEPDLVIVGVEEKNRNRNTIGSQAARIVNDSKVSVSVIR
- a CDS encoding carboxylate--amine ligase, whose protein sequence is MNVYGMARAFHDQYGETVQAYAEAQLAPTRYTKILNLTLFSGFAEDPVFIEKMREIAKKYEKHEEPVILIGCGDGYAELISKHKEELSKTFICPYVDYDLLKSLNNKESFYKVADEHKLPHPLTTIVTKAMYEDHDEIKVPYDYPVALKPANSVEWLDIHFEGRKKAFTIHSDAEFKDIVGKIYDNGYTSDLILQDFIPGDDSNMRVLNAYVDKEHHVKMMCLGHPILEDPTPQAIGNYVAIVPEFNQDVYDLVQKFLEDIKFTGYANFDMKFDSRDNTFKFFEINLRMGRSSFFVTLNGYNLAKYVVEDYIENSLENEPTVYANKNKAQHKLWLGVPVKVFRKYAADNEASHYAEDLIKQDRVGTTVFYDKDRSFKRWLLLTYMFHNYVKRFDTYFEANKGRDFK